One part of the Musa acuminata AAA Group cultivar baxijiao chromosome BXJ1-5, Cavendish_Baxijiao_AAA, whole genome shotgun sequence genome encodes these proteins:
- the LOC103984244 gene encoding nucleolar protein 56, with the protein MALYLLFESASGYSLFHAYGLDEIGQNTEAVRNSVLDLTRFGKVVKLVAFHPFSSALDALNQCNAVSEGLMTEELRNFLEMNLPKVKEGKKAKFSLGVAEPKVGSQIFEVTKIPCQSNEFVLELLRGVRLHFDRFIKDLKPSDLEKAQLGLGHSYSRAKVKFNVNRVDNMVIQAIFLLDTLDKDINSFSMRVREWYSWHFPELVKIINDNYLYARVTKFVENKSDLSEGHIPGLADIVGDEDKAKEIVEAAKASMGQDLSPIDLINVQQFAQRVINLSEYRKKLYEYLVTKMTDIAPNLASLIGEVVGARLISHAGSLSNLAKCPSSTLQILGAEKALFRALKTRGNTPKYGLIFHSSFIGRASARNKGRIARYLANKCSIASRIDCFSEVNTSVFGQKLREQVEERLDFYDKGVAPRKNVDVMKVAIESVLSNGSQEDDDGQQNGEISEKKSKNKKKSKGENVAAEPMEEDRPPEVAADEHASIKPETDKKKKKKKKQDQEDEVVLSEVNAHDTEQNGTPKKKKKSRVDLDNEGDIQTGTRGKKKKKKKVKAQDD; encoded by the exons ATGGCGCTCTACCTCCTCTTCGAATCGGCCTCCGGCTACTCGCTCTTCCACGCCTATGGACTCGACGAGATCGGCCAGAACACGGAGGCCGTCCGCAACTCCGTCCTCGACCTCACTCGCTTCGGCAAGGTGGTAAAGCTCGTCGCTTTCCACCCGTTCTCCTCCGCTCTCGACGCCCTCAACCAATGCAACGCCGTCTCGGAAG GGCTGATGACCGAGGAGTTGAGGAACTTCTTGGAAATGAATCTTCCCAAGGTGAAAGAAGGAAAGAAGGCAAAATTCAGTCTTGGGGTTGCGGAGCCGAAGGTTGGGTCGCAGATATTTGAGGTGACCAAGATTCCTTGCCAGAGTAACGAGTTTGTGCTCGAGCTCCTTCGTGGCGTGCGGTTGCACTTCGATCGGTTTATTAAGGACTTAAAG CCTTCGGACTTGGAGAAGGCTCAGCTCGGTTTGGGGCATAGTTATAGCAGAGCCAAGGTGAAGTTCAATGTCAACCGGGTGGATAATATGGTCATTCAGGCCATTTTCCTCCTTGATACCTTGGACAAGGATATTAACTCCTTCTCAATGAGAGTCAG GGAGTGGTACTCATGGCATTTCCCAGAGCTAGTCAAAATCATCAATGACAACTACCTGTATGCAAGAGTTACAAAATTTGTGGAGAACAAATCAGACTTGTCTGAGGGCCATATTCCTGGTTTAGCAGACATAGTTGGTGATGAGGACAAAGCAAAAGAAATTGTAGAAGCAGCTAAAGCATCGATGG GACAGGATCTTTCTCCAATTGATTTAATTAATGTCCAGCAATTTGCTCAGAGAGTCATTAATCTCTCTGAATATCGGAAGAAGCTTTATGAGTATCTTGTTACAAAAATGACTGACATTGCACCTAATCTGGCTTCTCTTATTGGTGAAGTTGTTGGAGCTCGTTTGATATCTCATGCAGGCAGTCTTTCCAACCTGGCCAAATGCCCTTCATCTACTCTCCAGATACTTGGTGCAGAGAAAGCACTTTTCAG AGCTCTTAAAACTCGAGGAAACACTCCAAAGTATGGCCTTATCTTTCATTCTTCTTTTATTGGCCGAGCATCTGCACGAAACAAGGGTCGCATAGCTCGCTATCTTGCAAACAAGTGTTCCATTGCATCCCGTATTGATTGCTTCTCTG AGGTGAATACCTCTGTTTTTGGACAAAAGCTCCGTGAGCAAGTTGAGGAGAGGTTGGACTTCTATGACAAAGGTGTTGCACCTCGCAAGAATGTCGATGTGATGAAAGTTGCCATTGAGAGTGTACTGAGCAATGGTTCTCAGGAGGATGATG aTGGGCAGCAGAATGGTGAAATTTCTGAAAAGAAAAGTAAGAATAAGAAGAAATCTAAAGGTGAGAATGTAGCTGCTGAACCCATGGAAGAGGATAGACCTCCTGAGGTTGCTGCAGATGAACATGCCTCTATCAAACCAGAAACcgataagaagaagaaaaagaaaaagaagcaggATCAAGAAGATGAAGTGGTACTCAGTGAGGTGAATGCTCATGATACAGAACAAAATGGAACtcccaaaaagaagaaaaagagtcgTGTGGACTTAGACAACGAAGGTGACATCCAAACAGGGACCagaggaaagaagaaaaagaaaaagaaggtgaaAGCCCAAGATGACTAG
- the LOC103984245 gene encoding PH, RCC1 and FYVE domains-containing protein 1, which yields MAAASAAADHGRTGHAERDIEQAITALKKGAYLLKYGRRGKPKFCPFRLSNDESTLIWFSGKEEKHLKLSHVSRIMPGQRTAIFQRYPQPEKECQSFSLIYSDRSLDLICKDKDEAEVWFAGLKTLIPRSHHRSWRTESRSDGASSGTNSPRTYTRRSSPLNSPFGSSDSMQKDGSDTFRVRSPYGSPTKNGLDKSFSEVVSYAVPPKSFFPSDSATGSLHSLSSGCSDNINGHARAIATDAFRVSLSSAVSSSSQGSGHDDGDALGDVFIWGEGTGDGVLGGGSLRLGSYSGIKLDSLAPKALESAVILDVQNISCGGRHAALVTKQGEIYSWGEESGGRLGHGVDADVSQPKLIDALVNMNIELVACGEHHTCAVTLSGDLYTWGDGTSTLGLLGHGNEMSNWIPKRVNGALEGIHVSSVSCGPWHTAVVTSAGQLFTFGDGTFGVLGHGDCKSVSVPREVESLRGLRTVRAACGVWHTAAVVEVMSGNSSSSNCSSGKLFTWGDGDKGRLGHGDKENKLVPTCVAALVEPNFCQVACGHSLTVALTTSGHVYTMGSAVYGQLGNPQADGKLPMRVEGKLLKNFVEEISCGAYHVAVLTSRTEVYTWGKGANGRLGHGDTDDRNSPTLVEALKDKQVRSVVCGTNFTAAICIHKWVSGVDQSMCSGCRLPFSFKRKRHNCYNCALVFCHYCSNKKSLRASMAPNPHKPYRVCDNCFIKLSKPLESDSSLHSAASRRGNIIKGFTEMTEEDKLDPKSNVQIPRISSIESFKQIENRSSKKNKKFEFIGSRVSPIPNGTSRWGALNISKSFNPASGTSKKFFSASVPGSRIVSRATSPVSRRPSPPRSTTPTPTLGGLTSPRIILDNSKGGTDSISQEVLKLRAQVANLARKAQLQEVELERATKQLKEAISIAEEEAAKSKAAKEVIKSLTAQLKSMAERLPIGAAENSKLTSLASLNTTPTSSGVSVAAVERLSSMLTSQETDANVSSCVLVSNGPSSTGSHNNGGTPVARNGSKVIDADPDRETEWVEQDEPGVYITLTSLPGGVRDLKRVRFSRKRFSEKQAEQWWAENRARVYEQYNVRMVDRSTISIRSDERSH from the exons ATGGCGGCGGCGTCGGCGGCGGCAGATCACGGCAGGACGGGCCAcgccgagagggacatcgagcag GCTATCACTGCTCTGAAGAAGGGagcatacttgctaaaatatggaCGAAGAGGAAAACCGAAATTTTGCCCATTCAGATTATCTAAT GATGAGTCCACATTAATATGGTTTTCAGGCAAAGAGGAGAAACATCTCAAACTAAGTCATGTATCCAGAATCATGCCTGGACAACGCACT GCAATTTTTCAGAGATACCCACAGCCTGAGAAGGAATGTCAATCATTTTCTCTCATATATAGTGATAGATCACTGGATCTT ATATGCAAGGATAAAGATGAAGCTGAAGTCTGGTTTGCTGGTTTAAAAACATTGATACCACGCAGTCATCACCGAAGTTGGAGAACAGAATCGAGAAGTGATGGAGCATCATCTGGTACAAACAGTCCAAGGACATACACCCGTCGAAGTTCTCCTTTAAACTCTCCCTTTGGTAGCAGTGACAGTATGCAGAAG GATGGCAGTGACACTTTTCGAGTTCGAAGTCCATATGGAAGCCCAACAAAGAATGGATTGGACAAATCATTCTCTGAGGTTGTCTCATATGCAGTACCTCCAAAGTCTTTCTTTCCTTCAGATTCTGCTACAGGGTCACTCCACTCTTTATCTTCTGGATGCTCAGATAACATAAATGGGCATGCAAGAGCCATTGCCACAGATGCATTCAGGGTGAGTCTGTCAAGTGCTGTCAGCTCATCCAGTCAAGGCTCAGGTCATGACGATGGAGATGCTTTAGGGGATGTATTTATATGGGGGGAAGGGACTGGGGACGGGGTTCTAGGTGGTGGAAGTCTTAGACTCGGTAGCTATTCAGGTATTAAATTGGATTCTCTTGCACCGAAAGCCTTAGAATCTGCTGTAATACTAGATGTGCAGAACATATCGTGTGGTGGGAGACATGCAGCTCTTGTCACCAAGCAAGGGGAGATATACTCTTGGGGGGAGGAATCAGGAGGGAGGCTTGGGCATGGTGTAGATGCTGATGTATCTCAGCCAAAACTGATTGATGCTCTTGTAAATATGAATATAGAACTTGTCGCCTGCGGGGAGCATCACACCTGTGCTGTTACATTGTCTGGTGACCTTTACACATGGGGGGATGGCACTTCTACACTTGGGCTCCTTGGGCATGGAAATGAGATGAGCAACTGGATCCCAAAGAGGGTTAATGGGGCTTTAGAGGGTATACATGTTTCATCAGTTTCTTGTGGGCCTTGGCATACAGCTGTTGTAACCTCCGCTGGGCAACTATTTACCTTTGGAGATGGAACTTTTGGTGTCCTAGGTCATGGAGATTGCAAGAGTGTGTCAGTACCCAGGGAAGTAGAATCCCTGAGAGGACTGCGCACGGTTCGAGCTGCTTGTGGTGTTTGGCATACTGCTGCAGTTGTAGAAGTAATGTCTGGAAATTCAAGTTCTAGCAACTGTTCTTCTGGGAAGCTGTTTACATGGGGTGATGGTGATAAAGGACGTCTTGGACATGGTGACAAAGAAAATAAACTAGTGCCTACTTGTGTAGCTGCCTTGGTTGAACCAAACTTTTGTCAAGTTGCTTGTGGGCACAGCCTAACTGTGGCACTTACTACCTCAGGTCACGTTTACACAATGGGCAGTGCGGTTTATGGTCAACTCGGAAATCCACAGGCAGATGGAAAGCTACCCATGCGTGTTGAAGGAAAGCTCCTCAAAAACTTTGTTGAGGAGATTTCATGTGGTGCTTATCATGTTGCTGTCTTAACTTCAAGAACTGAAGTATACACATGGGGGAAAGGTGCAAATGGTCGACTAGGACATGGTGATACTGATGACCGTAATTCCCCTACATTAGTCGAAGCTTTAAAAGACAAACAAGTCAGAAGTGTAGTTTGCGGCACTAATTTTACTGCAGCAATTTGTATCCATAAGTGGGTATCTGGAGTTGATCAGTCTATGTGCTCAGGCTGCCGTCTGCCGTTTAGTTTTAAGAGGAAGCGACATAACTGCTATAATTGTGCACTTGTTTTTTGCCATTACTGCAGCAATAAAAAGTCTCTTAGGGCTTCTATGGCACCAAATCCTCATAAACCATATCGTGTATGTGACAACTGCTTTATCAAGTTAAGCAAGCCCTTGGAAAGTGACTCATCACTTCATTCTGCAGCTAGCAGGAGGGGAAATATAATTAAGGGATTCACTGAAATGACTGAGGAGGATAAATTGGATCCAAAATCAAATGTGCAAATCCCTAGAATTTCTTCAATAGAGTCCTTTAAGCAGATAGAAAATAGATCTTCTAAAAAGAACAAGAAATTTGAATTCATTGGCAGTCGTGTATCTCCAATCCCAAATGGAACATCACGTTGGGGTGCTCTAAACATTTCAAAATCTTTCAATCCAGCATCTGGAACCTCGAAGAAGTTCTTCTCAGCATCTGTTCCTGGGTCAAGAATTGTGTCCAGAGCCACATCACCTGTATCAAGAAGGCCCAGTCCCCCTCGTTCCACCACACCAACACCGACACTCGGAGGACTGACTTCTCCAAGAATCATTCTTGATAACTCAAAAGGTGGTACTGACAGCATAAGCCAAGAGGTTCTAAAGTTAAGAGCTCAG GTGGCAAACCTTGCTCGTAAGGCCCAGCTTCAGGAAGTTGAGTTGGAGAGAGCAACTAAACAGTTGAAGGAGGCCATTTCAATTGCTGAAGAAGAAGCTGCAAAAAGCAAAGCAGCCAAAGAAGTAATCAAGTCACTCACTGCTCAA TTAAAGAGCATGGCTGAAAGATTGCCAATAGGAGCTGCTGAAAACAGTAAACTAACTTCCTTGGCATCCCTCAACACAACTCCCACCTCAAGTGGTGTTTCAGTTGCAGCTGTTGAGCGATTAAGCAGCATGTTGACTTCTCAAGAAACAGATGCAAATGTTTCCAGCTGTGTGCTAGTTTCCAATGGACCAAGTTCCACCGGCAGTCACAATAATGGTGGTACTCCGGTAGCAAGGAATGGAAGCAAAGTTATCGATGCTGATCCTGATCGTGAGACAGAATGGGTTGAGCAAGATGAACCAGGCGTGTATATCACCCTTACTTCTTTACCTGGAGGTGTGAGAGACCTAAAACGAGTACGCTTCAG TCGCAAGCGGTTCAGCGAGAAGCAAGCAGAACAATGGTGGGCTGAGAACCGGGCTAGGGTATATGAGCAGTACAATGTGCGAATGGTTGACAGGTCCACTATTAGCATCAGAAGCGACGAAAGATCTCATTAA
- the LOC103984246 gene encoding two-component response regulator ORR9, with protein MAVDAEAQFHVLAVDDSLMDRKLIERLLKTSSFQVTTVDSGSKALEVLGLSEDQTSPSAVSPEHNEIEVNLVITDYCMPGMTGYDLLKKIKGSSSLKDIPVVVMSSENVPSRINRCLEGGAEEFFLKPVQLSDMKRLRPHILKGRSKDQQLQREENSNTIIISSGGSKRKAMDEEPSPERTRLRFSTGSLTIL; from the exons ATGGCTGTTGATGCAGAGGCCCAGTTCCATGTTCTGGCCGTGGATGACAGCCTCATGGACAGGAAGCTCATCGAGAGACTCCTCAAGACCTCTTCCTTTCAAG TCACCACAGTGGATTCCGGGAGCAAGGCTCTTGAGGTCTTGGGGTTGAGCGAAGACCAAACAAGCCCATCGGCTGTCTCACCAGAACACAAT GAGATTGAGGTGAATTTGGTCATAACAGATTACTGTATGCCTGGGATGACAGGGTATGACCTCCTCAAGAAGATTAAG GGATCATCATCTTTGAAGGACATCCCGGTGGTGGTCATGTCATCCGAGAACGTGCCTTCCAGAATAAACAG ATGCTTAGAAGGTGGGGCAGAAGAGTTCTTTCTGAAGCCAGTGCAGCTCTCAGACATGAAAAGGCTCAGGCCTCATATTCTTAAAGGGAGATCAAAAGACCAACAGCTGCAACGAGAAGAAAACAGTAACACCATCATCATCAGCAGCGGTGGCAGTAAAAGGAAAGCCATGGATGAGGAACCTTCACCCGAGAGGACAAGACTCAGATTCTCCACTGGTAGCTTAACCATATTGTGA
- the LOC135673337 gene encoding uncharacterized protein LOC135673337: MEEQGQIAPLSCTRGEAVVEEGKGWDDSSESGERCGFCAICLEKIALPEMALVKGCEHAYCVMCILRWATYRERPSCPQCKHPFEFLSVHRSLDGSIQDYMFEESVCLLLRASWFVPLAVQAQREEVQEDGFDELEDFLQNEYEDELDDLDESYFASRSSIRIGNRRWGDNGYVRTGRKEARPVNLQSFDDEDAGPSRTPKKKEAAKDSTGRRAKRALKREAADKAAAAKHQQHLQRLGRK; this comes from the exons ATGGAGGAGCAGGGCCAGATCGCTCCCTTGTCTTGCACCCGGGGAGAG GCGGTAGTCGAGGAGGGGAAGgggtgggatgattcgagcgaatCGGGCGAGAGATGTGGCTTCTGCGCTATTTGCTTGGAGAAGATTGCGCTGCCGGAGATGGCGCTTGTAAAGGGCTGCGAGCACGCCTACTG TGTAATGTGCATCCTGCGGTGGGCAACATACCGTGAAAGACCATCGTGCCCTCAATGTAAGCATCCATTTGAGTTCCTCAGTGTTCACCGTTCACTTGATGGCAG CATCCAAGACTACATGTTTGAGGAGAGTGTATGCCTTCTCCTTAGGGCAAGTTGGTTTGTACCATTGGCAGTTCAGGCACAACGAGAGGAGGTGCAAGAAGACGGTTTTGATGAATTAGAAGACTTTCTTCAAAACGAATATGAAGATGAACTTGACGATCTAGATGAAAGCTACTTTGCTAGTAGATCAAGTATTCGTATCGGTAACAGGAGATGGGGTGACAACGGTTATGTGAGGACCGGAAGGAAGGAAGCACGACCTGTCAATCTGCAGTCTTTCGACGATGAGGATGCTGGCCCATCTCGGACTCCAAAGAAGAAAGAGGCAGCAAAAGACAGCACTGGAAGGCGGGCGAAAAGGGCCCTGAAGCGTGAGGCTGCCGATAAGGCAGCCGCAGCAAAGCACCAGCAGCATCTGCAGAGGCTGGGCCGCAAGTAG